In the Triticum aestivum cultivar Chinese Spring chromosome 2B, IWGSC CS RefSeq v2.1, whole genome shotgun sequence genome, aaaagcaaaagagatgtcaggtcttgtagcactggttaaatacataagcgagccaataatctgaaaatatttcaattggtctctagcaattctttgattctttcgaagcaacacactgcATCAtctggtgttggagagggcttgcagtcactgtagccaaaccgactcaagatcttttccacatagtgagattgaagcaatgtaatcccaccatcatcgtctctcaacaacttgatgttcagaatgacatcagccgctcctaaatccttcatctcaaagcaacaagataggaaatccttgacctccttaataaccttcagatttgttccgaaaagcagaatgtcatcatcatacaagcaaaggataactccctcgcccccaccatggcaatAGTACATACATTTATCATCTTCATTTAAAACAAAGCATgcggctgttaaagttctttcaaacttctcatgccactgcttgggtgcttgcttaagtccatacaaagacttcagcaacttgcacactttcccttcctaactatctattacaaacccatctggttgttccatataaatttcctcttctaactctccatttaggaaagcagtcttaacatccatttgatgaacgagaagaccatgtgaggcagaaAGTGAAAGTactactcgaatagtggtcagtcgaacCATAGGTGAGTAAGTATCGAAGAAGTCTTCAcgttccttttgggtataacccttagccatgagccgagccttgtacttctcaatagtagcatcaggcctaagcttcttcttgaatacccatttgcatcctataggtttgcacccataaggacgatcagttatctcccaagtttcatttgccaagatggagTCCATCTCACTAcagaccgcttccttccagtagtcagcatcttcagacgcataggcctctgaaatagaactgggagtgtcatctatgagatacacaagaaaatcatcaccaaagtacTTTGCAGTCCTCTCTCTCTTGCTTCTAGTAGGAatttcattgttctcctccacaagaCTTTCAAAGTGTTGCATcaaaatggcaggttcagtaattgtacCTGGTTCCTGATTCGGTGAACTAGGCATATCCTGATTAGACGAGGttgccatatccttcatgggaaagatatcttcaaagaaagttgcAGCATTCGattccatgatcgtaccgacatgcatttcaggtacctcagattttacaacaaagaatctataaccaatgctatgaaaaacATATCCCAGGAAAACAAAATCCATagtttttggtcccagcttccgcttctttggaattggcacattcactttcgccaaacaaccccaagttcgtagataagagagctttaaccttttcttctcccattcctcgaatggagttatctctttgttctttgtgggaactcggtttaggacatgacatgcagtcaatatcgcctccccccaccatgccttggagagatccgatcactactagggaaaaccctagtagtagtgcgggttttgaggctagcagcagcgtgggccgtcgcgctactaataaggcgctacaactaactgttagtagtagcgtggtccGCACCCACGCTACTACTGTTGACAATATCAACAACgcttttctggaacgcgctactattagttagctgtagcgatttcctagtcccttgctactgctatatctttcatcatttccccccgCTTCCTACCCCTTTCGATTTCAATAAAATGCAATtttcagatactaggtactaccagatatcaaattcataaaccattataagtactaggtagtactccctccgttccaaattactcgtcgtggttttagttcaaaccatgacgagtaatttggaacgaagggagtactatataACAATTTCATGTATaatcaacatgcatcctcaagcagtacaaggtcatatcaacgacgatcatcatatgtagttctagatgatatcgacgatgatcatcatatgtagttcgagatgatatcgacgacgatcatcatatgtaattctagatgatatagccacacacacatatgtagttctagatgatatcaaagacgatcatcatcctcaagcctgggcggtggatgttcctgatagtaattaggatggcctgtccaacacgaagatttttgccatcgaggaatatcttccacccaaccgagtttaagtgtgtgtgaccgtccgtgtccacgcggtaagtacaggttgtgatggagccccttgcggtaaggcgtagtccagctgagccttcttaaCCAGGCTCGATATCATAACTCACAGATTGGCTCTTTGCCAATttttgaataagaaaaacatatcaattaataaatagcctcgcacatactcttgcaaataggtatacatggattatctacactattaatagttccttagattctacactctAATAAGCATgcgatcgaactctacactaaagcatgtcatcgactagattccacacaacatatcattggactctacactaagcatatcatcggataatttgcatttgtaagtataacataccatatcatatcgatcgaccatggtacttgtcaggcgggtcacgaatggcaccccgacaaagtcagcacgtggcggaattatgtcccataggttgcacacctcctcctcgcttagtctcattctttgagctacaatggcttcatgaagtgggtcctcatcatcttcatcgagtgggtcctcattatcttcatcatcttcatcatcttcgtcatcttcatcatcttccaccaggttgatataaatgacaaccagcttgggtctttccACTCTGAAGGAGaagttgatcaactcaccaccagtaagacgcatgcgggcgaggaaacgggcccatccatctcctccaacccgcgacatattgcgtcctttctcgacctccatagtgtacggcccccccaggagcctcaaatgtcacagtgtctcctgtcagcttgttgaatttcaacctcacattgcatgggacgatctgtgtaaaataagcaaaatgacacaatgcagtaataccaacactaaaaataaaatagttgttacattttatataatttcttaccgccgcatgacaaaaactcggctggaagtagatgccgaacaacttGCCAATTGCAAGGCTGTtggtgcaccttgacttgcacaatcgacatggtggtggtggtggtggtggcgccattttcctaaagcaatatgagcaaaggattaacgatccacttcacaggaaagaaaaatagtagcatgtgatatttttggttcttcttcagttatattttcatagtggaACCCGATCCCAAAAAGTAAACAAAAAGCTCTCAATTTGATAAAGAGATTCTTccacgagaagcaatttgatggacaattataatcctaagatctactAACATACAAGATGACAAGGTATCACCTACGAAAGCATTtcagtggcacctattgccgaaaaaactatTTGTCCCCTACCAAAGGTATAATCCTAAGATCTGTAATAAGTTATCTACCAAatcaaggtaccacctaccaagacacatttcatctaatttggcccctatttcctaagataactgattaaaaaaacaagtggcaaatttaattgGGATTAACTTAGCACTTGCAAACTAAATACTTGTATCAAAACCAATGTCTGGTAAATCacggtaccacctaccaaagcatttcaactaaattggcacctacattttgcaaaaaataacttattacaaaaaacaaaagcatctagttaTCCATATGAAATTCGTAAGCCCTCGCTGCATCTAGGTAGGGCAGCCCTCGGGGGGTGCTGTCGAGGAGGGGGGATGGCATGGTGACCTCGGTCGGGGATGTTGACGAGGGGAAGGCCGGTGACTTTCCTACGAGAGGGGGCGACGGCAGTGGCtggcgaggggatcgagggcggtCGGCGAAAGGCGCCCGGCCAGAGCTCGCGGGTAGTGACAGAGTGGGCGGCAAGAGGATGGAGgagaagcagaggggcggcaagAGGGGGGGAGCATTacctgcggcggcggtggtggaggagaaaCCCTAACCACAGCTGCCGGCGTCGGGCAGAGGGGGACGATTGAGAGATGAGCGTGCGGGGGGTCGGCCTGGTCGCGTATTTTGTtttgctttagcagtagcgcgggtacaggGAGCGCGCTACTACTAAGACCAATATCGGTAGCGCTTTGTCCTAAAAAAACGCTACTGATAAGTCCaagcatgtaaaaacatcaaaaatatacattgttcattattgatctttttgtgtagagtCTAAATAGTCAATGAATCCTCGCATGTAAGGTACaagcgaggattcatattgcagccacaaatcctacacatatagttcaatgaagaccaagtgctcgagatagtttgagaagtaacatatttaaggtagtaaacaccttgttcgcttagcagtatgggacaaAATTTAATTAGTTGCAAGGGGGTGATACTTAGCTGCAGCGAGTTTTtaagaaaaacgctgctactaagtactttagcagtagcgcgtccggaagaagggcgctactactatatctagcctggaggtaacgccgtggcaattatagtagtagcgcctgtttcacctagagcgctactgctactgcgctattagtagcgcggtttccttaagatcgctactgctaattagcatcagcgtttgtttttaaaccgcattgctgctaagattctgtgtataaggtttttcctagtagtggatgtgtctaacatggcgttaaccaaatcagttagagtatgattctttctttcggccaccccatttgactaaggtgaatagggaggcgtcctctcatggattataccatgttccgcataaAAGGAATCAAAttaatttgagaaatactctccaccacgatcggacctaagcctcttgatctttcaatcaagttggttttccgcttcagctttatagatcttgaaatagttcaaaacctcatccttagatttcagaagatacacatgacaATATCTAGTgcagtcatcaattaacgtcataaaatacttctttccaccttttgtcaaaacaccattcatttcacatagatctgaatgtatgagctctagtggtgcaagatttctcattTCCGCAGTCgtatgagacttacgaggttgcttagcttgcacacaaacttgacacttagatcccttgacagtggtgaaactagggattaagttcaactttgctagtcgcgatatgcaaccaaagttaacatgacaaagacgtaaatgccacacatttgattcactattgttgcaaaaatgattaacaactttattgcaaatgtctgataaggataaacgaaacaggcctcctgactcatagccttaccaacaaaggttccatacttggatatgacaaatttattcgactcaaagacaagcttatggccatctctacatagaagagattcactaacaagatttttattgacggaggggacataatgcacgttcttcagccgcacgatcttccccaaagtaaacttcagatcgaccgtgctaacaccacgaacagaagcactttaactattgcccatcagcacggttgaagtccctgcagtctgataagacgaaaacattgAAATATCattgcatacatgcacattagcacctgtgtcaatcaaccaatcaggagaatgacatactgaaagaatagtggaaaaTATACCATActcagcatccttcatgtcagtgtctccaatgacaatattagcggtcttgccgcctttcccaggatgacgcttgtcatatctattagggcaactaggagcccaatgatcaagatccccacacacatgacaaacacctttcttctcgtcattcttcttcttgaagttcgtgtgttgcacaaccttgttTTTCCCATCAagctttgctttaccatcaaacttgcccttgttcttgaacttgtggggctggaagttcttcttctgtaccagattggcactagaatctccctcaatacctcgaggaCGGTTGTCcttttctctttccttttcttctacatcaagagtaccaatgagatccagaATGGAAAACTCCTTCCTCTTATGCTTCaataaggtagcaaagttcctccagtgagaggaagcttagtgatgatacctccggcaataaacttgtacggtaggatacaattgaagtgctcaagttctctagcaaatgaatgTATCTCATGAGCTTACTCAACCACGGAGTGCTCTTCAGTCATCcggtagtcatagaattgctccatgatgtacaactcagtgtcagcatccgagaccccaaacttggccttggGTGCATctcacatatcttttccattatcaatagATGCACAAGCActaactatgttctcaccaagaacactcaagagatcagccttaaacaaggtattcattttctgaaaagcttgtgcctgttgagcatcatgctctccttcaggtttgccaagagtggcgtcatagcaactcatggtttgaaaccataagactgctcccacgcaccacctcttatagtggatacccttaAACATaagaggtctcatggaagcagcaaaaccacttggggtaaattgcctatcataaggtttttggattgttggaaatatgagcaatttagtgaatgattttattaacagaaatactacataaagcatgactagtatagcagtgataaaacaagccatgcgatttgacaaagagaaggtaaacaacatgttCATATATGAACCGTGACTAAACATATCTAGaccagacagtatagcaagttgcatatatgaaatagggtctaacatatctagggcaaatactagaacaaggaactgtagcaggacctctaatagaaagaggaagaacacatacgggacaacaacagcagaagcgctggacttgggggtcagtgtcctcgccagccatgtcgtcgaggagatcgtggacgtcggggaagtagtcgtcggagtctggAGCGTCCGTGACGAACAAGTCAGTAGTCACGcaaagcgctccccaaaaaccttatcacccttctgcCGTACATGACTCAAAAGATGCGGTTTCGGAAGCCTattgtcccgacctgcggtgcacgctgcAAACCAGGATGGAGAAGATCGTAGCAGTAGCTCAGTGGCCGGGAACTCTGAGGCGAGAGGGTTGTGTTGTTCTGGTGCATCTTCCttagaggagcgacctcccttttataggtgcaagagaaggaggcgaaaGGGCAGCGACGGAAGGCGAAACGAAGAGACGGAGATGAAGCGAACAGCTAGCAGCCGAagggctcggctcattcccgcaaccctcTTATtcttggagacactgacatgaaggatggtGGGTATGGTAAACTGAGATGAAGGCCCTACCGTCATGGTccttgggggaagaggtaagtcctATCGCAGAGACTCTAACTGTAGGTTGTGCTATCCTACCGCTGAAGGCAATAGCTGTAAAAAAGAGTCAGATCAACTTTAACAAACCAAGGTCAGATTTGACTGAACTTTTCAAAAAGCATTAAAACAGTGAAACCGGCCTATCAGCGTATTTACGAGATCATCTGTTTTTTCTCTACGTCGACGCCGACGTCGACGTCGACATGGACATTCTACAGACTCCTCTAGTCCTCTCTGTTTGTATAAAGAAGAACTCGGGGCCAACCCCGTCGACGTCACACATAACTTCGTCGCCGCCGTCGTTCTCGTCGGGGCCCACGTTAGCCATCGAGCCAACCACCGCTTCACACCCAGGCATGCTGGAATAAACCAGTCGAACCGCTCACATCGTCGATGGTTAGCCCCATACCGCGCACCGGACCATGGTTTCCTGGCCGCCAGTGCACCAATAATAGGGTTGCCGTGCTCCGTTCGCCCATATATACCCACCCTGCAGCTTGGGAGCTGCACTGATCTCACCACCCTCTCCCCCCCGCCAAGAGCAGCAACGAACTGCGAATTCTAGCTCTGAAGCAGCCCAAGATCGGGCTTGCTAGAAGAAGCCAGTCCGAGTCTCTTCCCAATCATACCGGCTGCAGCAATACCATGGCGGCATCGGTAGCCTGCGCCTTCTTCTTCGACGCCGAGCCGGTGGGCGAGCCCGGCATGCTGGCGCTGGACGCGTGCGCGCTCTGCGCCAAGCCGCTGGCGCGCGACAGCGATGTCTTCATGTACAGGGGGGACACGCCCTACTGCAGCAAGGAGTGCCGGCACGAACAGATGCAGCTCGACGCCGTCTCCGCCAGGCAGGCCGCCCGGAGGCTGCAGCGGTTCTCGGCGGGAGCAGAGTCCGGGCGTGCACACCAGGGGGTCTCCGTCTCGAGCTAACCGGCAAGAGTGCCCAGCGACATACGTACCTGACAAAGAAAGGTTATTATGCTTGGGCTAACCTGATCTCCGTGCACCAAGCCGCTGGTGTCCGTGGCTAGCTGATCGAGCAGCGCGCGAGGTCGAGGAGACTTGCCATGCTTGAAGAAGCAAAGGGGTGGGTCGCCGGAGTCGCTCACGGCAGGCCGGCGCTGCAAGTGCCGCCGGTCAAATGATTTGGGAATAAACGTAGCGGAAAAGGGGCGGGATTGGATCTGagcaaaataagcaaacaagatTCCCCACGGTCACTTCTGTATAAGCTCATTTGCCACAGCACTCTCACTCGGTAAACTTTCAAGTGAATCGACATGTAACATGCCTTGTGCGTTCCTGTTCCTGCTCGTGAAGAAGCGTGCTAATGGGATTTTACAACTGTACACACAGTTAACCAAGATCCGGCTGGGGATCGCTCGATTGAGATTTAGCCGTTTACCGCACGATTTGAAACTGCAAATAGTTCAAGATTTGGGGCGTCGAATCCTGAATCCCGAAACTAATCCGATTGCTAAACACGGTTGACAAAAACTAAAGGGAAAAGCTGCCCCTTAACCGACTGAAAACAAAAAACGAAGCATCCACCACGCGCCATGTAGCGCCGTGGGGCCCACACACCGCTCTCCCTTCATCTCCACCTGATCGATTCTATCCCCTTGTTGGCCTCACTTTAAGCCATCGTCTACCTTCTCGATCCCGCCCTCATACTCCCTTCATCAAAGCTACCATGGATTTTCCTCGCCATGTGTATCCTCCAAGAAGACATGACGAGACTGGTAACCATCGCTGTGAAATAGAGCATTATCGGTGGGAAACAATGGTCGTGCGATGTTGCAAACCTCCCAGGCATAACATGACTCTTGTTGCAAAGCACCCGTCATGCAAATCCCCGAGCGCAACATGACTCATGTTGCAAAGCTCCGAGTTCAACATGATCCATATTGCAATCCTTGTCAACCAAATCGGACTGCGTGCATCATGACCCATGTTGTAAACCTTCTAGCACAACATGACATGTGTTGCAAACCTCGTCAGCTGGATCAAACGGCTATCTCTGGCgctaaaacacacacacacacacacacacacacacacacacacacacacacacacacacacacacacacacacactgtgtgtgtgcgcgc is a window encoding:
- the LOC123042050 gene encoding FCS-Like Zinc finger 2 codes for the protein MAASVACAFFFDAEPVGEPGMLALDACALCAKPLARDSDVFMYRGDTPYCSKECRHEQMQLDAVSARQAARRLQRFSAGAESGRAHQGVSVSS